TGGCATAACGGGTGCATACAAGAGCGTGCGTGACTGCTTCCCCTGTAGTCTCTTCACCGCTCTCCACATACAAATCAGAGGAATCAGATCAATTGACGCATATGCATACATGTGTGTTGTGTAGGTTGTGAGTCAACTTTGGAGTtccaaccgccgccgcccggctcgaGCCGATGCGGCCCCACCCCCACAGCCAAGTCACAGGACAGCGCGTCACGGCACTTAAGCTCTGACGCGTGCCGCTCCAACCAGCGTCCCGTAATTATTTCACACATCAAACGCCACGCATTTGAACgtttgccgccgcctcttgggcgcaccacctccttccactgccgccgctgttggaGAGCCAGTCGTCTATCGGCTCCTACGTCCCATTGCTGCTGGACAATGGCGGTCGACTGCCCCATCTGCAACAAGCCCGTCAAGTCGTCCGAGATCAACAGCCACATCGACTCGGGCTGCGTGAGCTTCATCGTCGACAAgcagcccacgccgccgcagtcgcagagcaatggcgcgccgccgccacacgcgacgccgtcgtcttcgtcgcagAAGcggagcgccgccagcttcttctcgacgcccgcgcccaagcGCGTGCTCACAAACGACAAGGtgctgacgacgccgctggtCGTCAACGgggtcggcgcggcgggcaagAAGAGGAGCTTCGATGAGGGACCCGGGGCTGGTGTGGCGCCCGACCCGGCCAACGCGATggacgtcgagcagccgaCCGCGACGAACGGTACAAATGGGACGAACGGAACGAATGGAACGAGCGGGAACCATGACGTGCCGCCCCAGACCGAGTCCGACGACGGTAGGGTCGTCAAGCGGACCAAGAcgcagcgcgcggcgccgctcgccgagAGGATGCGCCcgcagacgctcgacgaggtgTGCGGGCAGGAGCTCGTGGGCCCCAACGGCGTGCTGCGGTCGCTCATCGAGACGAACCGCGTGCCGTCCATGATCCTCTGGGGCGGGTCGGGcacgggcaagacgacgatTGCGCGGTGCATCGCGCAGGTGGTGGGCAGCCGGTTCGTGGAGCTCAACGCCACGAGCACGGGCGTTTCCGAGTGCAAGCGGCTCTtccaggaggcggcgggcgacatGGCGCTGACGGGGCGCAAGACCATCATCTTCTGCGACGAGATCCACCGCTTCAACAAGGCGCAGCAGGACGTGTTCctcaagcccgtcgaggcTGGCACCGTGACGCTCATCGGCGCCACCACGGAGAACCCGTCCTTCAAGGTCGCCAACGCGCTGctctcgcgctgccgcacctTTACCCTCAAGCCCCTttccgccgacgacgtcgtcgccatcctgcgccgcgcccgcgccgccgaggagtCGGTGtacccgcccacgccgctcatcgacgacgacatgatggccTACCTGGCGCGCttcagcgacggcgacgcccgcacGGCCCTCaacctcctcgagctggcgctgtcgctgacggcgcgcgagggcgtcacCAAGGAGGACATCAAGTCGTCGCTCACCAAGACGCTCGTCtacgaccgcggcggcgaccagcaCTACGACTCCATCTCGGCCTTCCACAAGTCGGTGCGcgggggcgacgccgacgccgccctctaCTACCTCGCCCGCATGCTCCAGTCGGGCGAGGACcccctcttcgtcgcccgccgcatggtcgtcatcgcctccgaggacgtcggcctcgccgacaacaccctcctgcccctcgccaccgccgcctacaccgccgcccagcagaTTGGCATGCCCGAGGCCCGCATCCCCCTCGCCcactgcgccgtcgccctgtGCCTCGCCCCCAAGAGCACCCGCGCCTACCGCGCCCTCAACAACGCCtacgccgccctccgcgagcccggcgtcgccggcctgcccgtGCCCCTGCACCTGCGCAACGCCCCGACCCGCCTCATGCGCGACATGGGCTACGGCGCCGAGTACAAGTACCCGCCCAACtaccgcgacggccgcgtccgccAGGCCTACCTCccggacgagctgctgggccgccgcttcctcgagGATAGGGACCTCGGCACCGAGGTCGACCCAGACCTGGCCATGGACGATGCGTGAGGAACTGGCagaaggaaggggggatgGCGGGCGTATAGGGGAAGAGCTTGGGACCGCTGCATCGAACGATgaaaaggggaggggggagaagggCTGGGCTAGGCGCTTCACACGGGCAGAAGTGCTGGCCATGTAACATTTGCATAAGTGGACTGTTAATAAGTCTACAGGGCGTTGGAATATTGAAGCCGGCATCGAGCCGTCGCTTGGGAAACACTGGATATCATACATTTTGCACACTTGTGTGCCTCCTCGAATACCATTGTAGGAACCTCCTCTCGTGATTGTTCGTATGATATTGTGCTCGAGGGGCTATTGCCAGTCGTCTAAGCAGCCATGTGTGTATATGGCACGGACAAGTTCATAAACCGTCTACTGTTGACAGACCGCCACcctccgccagccagccttcCCACGAAATGCAGCTACAAACTCCCCACGCACTTATAAAGACACATATGCTCGCTGTAGAATATCAAATCAATCGTCGCCAGTCAAGTCCACGATGGATACGTCGCTCCACCTCACCGCGCTGGCCTTGGCGCCACGCGATTCCGGCAACTTTGGCCCTCCACGATCCCTGGGCGCGGCCCGCTCGACCTGATCATCATCCCACTCGTCTTCATTGCGTCGATAaagcgcggcgccgcgctcaaggagtttcttcttccttgacgggcttggcggcgggctttgCTCTTCAGCGGGGGTGGGCGTCTCGCCCTCTGATCGTCGCTTGCTTGGAGAGGCTGATGGTGGTTGCCGGTTTATCAGCGCCGAGAGCGGTGCCAGGTCCAGCTCAGAAGAATCGGCAAACTCTTCGAGTTCAGGTGGACCTCCAGGCCTGTTCTCAGGCGTGGCGGGCCGCGGGAGCGCtagggctgggctgctgaTCGCCTGACTTGATGACGGTTGCGAGCTTTTGGTCGCAAACATATCCATGGAAAGCTGTGTGTATCTCGAATCCTCGAGTCTCTTGGATGAGGCTACCCTTCTGAGTGGTTCCCTACCCTTCTTAGGACTCCGACTATGGTCTACCCTCTGAGAACCACTACGCGGGACACGAGTCGAGCGCATCGGGCTACCATCCCTGGTATGACTGGAATTCGGTACCCCGCGAGACCGTGGCCgaggggatggggaggggggcagtgagggtggcggcgcggcagggcTCGAAGAGATGAGAATCGTCTCCGGCCCAGTTGTAGATGCGGTAGGTGCCCTAGGCGTCTTGGGTGAGCCAGGGTCTTTGGGGCTCCTCGATGGCTGCTTACTCTTGCTCGGGGACGGCGATCGAAGGAGAGGCGGGACCTTGAGCCTTGATTTCTGTGTAGCCTTCGCCCCAGGTTCAAGTTCGGCCGCTCGGCCGGTCTCGTCGTGTCCCGCTTTAGATTTGGTTACGCGTACAAAACCATCGAGCGCACCTCGAGGCATGCCGGAGCCTTTCTTTGGCTTGGGAGCGGCTGTAGTTTTCTTTGCTGGCGACTTCCGGGGGATTTTGGCAGCAGTGGCCTCCTCCCAAGACCGAACCGTGTCGGGGATAAACCTCCTTGCCACGCTCTCCAGAACCCATGTCAAGTCTGGTTTGCTGACATCGAAGACCTTTGGCGCTCTGGCACCGTCAGCGACACCGGCAGATTCAGCGTCCGCAccaaagtcgtcgtcgctatTAAGAGCCAGGCCGTCTCGTCCGGAAGCAACAACCTCGTCAACCTCCTTTGACAAATCGATCGGCACAACCTCTTCGGGAACGTACGCGAGTCGCAGCTCTGGTGTGGCGTCGGTCGAAAAGTGTTGACGCCGCCCGGATATCCGCTTCACCCAGCCGTCATGGTTCGCCTCGCCTTGAGACAACTTTTGAACGAGAAGAGCCTGCCCCAGGACCCGAATGAACTTGATCGCGCCGATTTTGTAGTCCCAGTCAAACGTCTCGCGCGTAAACTCGCGCAGAGCCTCGAGGTGTATCGTTTGTTTCCTCTCGACTTTCTGGCGCACGGCATCCAACGTGGACCGCGGCGACACGACCGGATGGGTGTAATATCGGAGAACCTCAATATTGGGAAAGTCTTCGGGAATGACCAAAGCTCGGTGTTTTGTCCTGAAATGGCCTTGCTCGTTTGTCCTGAGCTCGTGCGTCAACGACTCTCGCCAGTCCCGGATGCCGTTGGTGTCGGAAGCTTTGAGTGTGCAGATGGACCTGCCGAAGCCCGCTTTGGCAGCCTCGTAAGCCACCTTCACGCCACAGCCCGGGATACCATCTGGCAGGTAGTCACCGCCGCTCATCAGGGCGATGAGGACCATGCCTTGTCGGTCGAGGCCAAGTTCCGCAATCTTGGGGTCGCTCACGTCGTAGAGGGATACGTGGGTTGGGGTTTTCGAGGTCTTGCCTTCGGCAGACCAGTTTCGGAGAGTCTTTGTACAACCAAACATGATTGTGTCCACATCTTCGCTCAAGACGGCGTCCACTATGCCATGCTGTTGTAGCAGGGCGcactcggcctcggcctctccCGGGGCGTCGTGGACTGCGAAGCCAAAGAGCCGGATCAGTTGCTTTGCCTGCGCGGTCGCGACACCATCACCTCGTCCGGATCGCTTGTTTCGCTTGAAAACGGGCTTGTTTGGGCCAtcgaagacgaagacgggcTGCACGGGTGTCCCCATcaggcggacgaggcggtaAAAGAGGGTTCGAATGGCCGGGTTTGTGCCACCTGGGTACCGTTAGCCGTTGGGCCAAAGACTAGGTGCTTCGCGAGCGCATACCTCGGGCGGCCTGTGTCTGGAACTGCCATATTGCGATGTCGATGGCGATTCGAAACGGTCTGTTTTGGTGCTGGATGCTGTCGGCAGCCAGCTGGGCGAGCGAAACCCGTTTCCCCGGGCCCAGCTGGCCGTAAATCCTGAAAAGTCAGCGACGACTATCATGAATTGTTGGGGATTGAAAGGCCTACCCCTTGATACCCATGGACGCGGGCGCAGCGCCGGGGTGCGGTGCGCTGCGTGAAGTTGAACCATCAATCAGTGTTGACGTTGACGTTGCGGCAGGCACTTGTCGCTAGAGCGACCACCAGAAAGACAGCTGGAGGGTCCATGCCAGCCCAGTGCGACGGTCGGTGGCTTTCACAGTGGAGAGCCCCGCCGATGCGCTACCTAGCGCATCTGCGCCCCTATGTAAGGTTAGTACCCCGTAAACTGTGCGAATACACTGTACGTGCCTAGGTAATTAACACGTCCATACACGTcccgccagcaccaccaccaactcTTCATATACAGCCAATCTCGCCATCAACTCACTCCCTCACGTCCATACCATAGGCGCGGCGGCTATGGCTTCTGGTGCGGGCCAGGCATTGGCCCACAGGAGCGTGGCCGGCATTCGttcggggccgccgccggcgcaatcgccatcgacgcctcacacgcccccccgggtcctctcctcgacgtacagctcgccgtccaccATCCGAGCTGATGATGACTTTGTCCTGATTGAAATCGGCTCACGCTTCGCTCGCATAGGCTTTGCGGGCGATTCGCTGCCAAAGGCCACCTTGTCGTGTGGGCCCGAGCAGGGACGTCGCGCCGGCGATTTCAGGAcgtggcagcagcccgcAGCACCATCCACAGAATCGTGGAGCGACGACTATGAGATATGGCGTTACGACCTGAGAAATCTGGACCTGGGTCTGTTTCACGACAAGTTAGACCGTCTGCTTAGGGACGCATTCACAAGGTCCGTGAAAGAGGCCACGCCCCACAAGCTCCAAACTCACACTCATCCAGATATCTGCTCATCGACTCGCGTCCTAGACGAATGGGCCTCGTCTTGGACCCTGAAGTGCCGCTACCACTGCTCTCAGTTGTCCTGGACACCTTGTTCAACAACTTCCAGGCCCCCATCATCTCTCTCATGTCATCACCGACGATGtctgccgtggccgccggtCTCCGTTCTGCGCTGGTCGTGGACATGGGATGGGCAGAGACGGTCGTTACCAGTGTGTACGAGTACCGGGAGGTGAGGACTACGCGGACCGTTAGAGGAGGCAGGttcctcctcgacaagctgtaCAAGCTGCTCCACCGGTTGCTCAAAGGGGAAGACTACGACGAAGGGGCACCGCGTCTCCTGAGTTTTGAGGAATGCGAGGACATTCTCTGTCGC
Above is a genomic segment from Purpureocillium takamizusanense chromosome 2, complete sequence containing:
- the MGS1 gene encoding DNA-dependent ATPase mgs1 (antiSMASH:Cluster_2.4~BUSCO:EOG09261W2O~EggNog:ENOG503NVNB~COG:O), with protein sequence MAVDCPICNKPVKSSEINSHIDSGCVSFIVDKQPTPPQSQSNGAPPPHATPSSSSQKRSAASFFSTPAPKRVLTNDKVLTTPLVVNGVGAAGKKRSFDEGPGAGVAPDPANAMDVEQPTATNGTNGTNGTNGTSGNHDVPPQTESDDGRVVKRTKTQRAAPLAERMRPQTLDEVCGQELVGPNGVLRSLIETNRVPSMILWGGSGTGKTTIARCIAQVVGSRFVELNATSTGVSECKRLFQEAAGDMALTGRKTIIFCDEIHRFNKAQQDVFLKPVEAGTVTLIGATTENPSFKVANALLSRCRTFTLKPLSADDVVAILRRARAAEESVYPPTPLIDDDMMAYLARFSDGDARTALNLLELALSLTAREGVTKEDIKSSLTKTLVYDRGGDQHYDSISAFHKSVRGGDADAALYYLARMLQSGEDPLFVARRMVVIASEDVGLADNTLLPLATAAYTAAQQIGMPEARIPLAHCAVALCLAPKSTRAYRALNNAYAALREPGVAGLPVPLHLRNAPTRLMRDMGYGAEYKYPPNYRDGRVRQAYLPDELLGRRFLEDRDLGTEVDPDLAMDDA
- a CDS encoding uncharacterized protein (antiSMASH:Cluster_2.4~EggNog:ENOG503Q3KU~COG:L), yielding MGIKGIYGQLGPGKRVSLAQLAADSIQHQNRPFRIAIDIAIWQFQTQAARGGTNPAIRTLFYRLVRLMGTPVQPVFVFDGPNKPVFKRNKRSGRGDGVATAQAKQLIRLFGFAVHDAPGEAEAECALLQQHGIVDAVLSEDVDTIMFGCTKTLRNWSAEGKTSKTPTHVSLYDVSDPKIAELGLDRQGMVLIALMSGGDYLPDGIPGCGVKVAYEAAKAGFGRSICTLKASDTNGIRDWRESLTHELRTNEQGHFRTKHRALVIPEDFPNIEVLRYYTHPVVSPRSTLDAVRQKVERKQTIHLEALREFTRETFDWDYKIGAIKFIRVLGQALLVQKLSQGEANHDGWVKRISGRRQHFSTDATPELRLAYVPEEVVPIDLSKEVDEVVASGRDGLALNSDDDFGADAESAGVADGARAPKVFDVSKPDLTWVLESVARRFIPDTVRSWEEATAAKIPRKSPAKKTTAAPKPKKGSGMPRGALDGFVRVTKSKAGHDETGRAAELEPGAKATQKSRLKVPPLLRSPSPSKSKQPSRSPKDPGSPKTPRAPTASTTGPETILISSSPAAPPPSLPPSPSPRPRSRGVPNSSHTRDGSPMRSTRVPRSGSQRVDHSRSPKKGREPLRRVASSKRLEDSRYTQLSMDMFATKSSQPSSSQAISSPALALPRPATPENRPGGPPELEEFADSSELDLAPLSALINRQPPSASPSKRRSEGETPTPAEEQSPPPSPSRKKKLLERGAALYRRNEDEWDDDQVERAAPRDRGGPKLPESRGAKASAVRWSDVSIVDLTGDD
- a CDS encoding uncharacterized protein (antiSMASH:Cluster_2.4~EggNog:ENOG503Q3KU~COG:L): MGIKGIYGQLGPGKRVSLAQLAADSIQHQNRPFRIAIDIAIWQFQTQAARGGTNPAIRTLFYRLVRLMGTPVQPVFVFDGPNKPVFKRNKRSGRGDGVATAQAKQLIRLFGFAVHDAPGEAEAECALLQQHGIVDAVLSEDVDTIMFGCTKTLRNWSAEGKTSKTPTHVSLYDVSDPKIAELGLDRQGMVLIALMSGGDYLPDGIPGCGVKVAYEAAKAGFGRSICTLKASDTNGIRDWRESLTHELRTNEQGHFRTKHRALVIPEDFPNIEVLRYYTHPVVSPRSTLDAVRQKVERKQTIHLEALREFTRETFDWDYKIGAIKFIRVLGQALLVQKLSQGEANHDGWVKRISGRRQHFSTDATPELRLAYVPEEVVPIDLSKEVDEVVASGRDGLALNSDDDFGADAESAGVADGARAPKVFDVSKPDLTWVLESVARRFIPDTVRSWEEATAAKIPRKSPAKKTTAAPKPKKGSGMPRGALDGFVRVTKSKAGHDETGRAAELEPGAKATQKSRLKVPPLLRSPSPSKRHLPHLQLGRRRFSSLRALPRRHPHCPPPHPLGHGLAGYRIPVIPGMVARCARLVSRVVVLRG